The following proteins are encoded in a genomic region of Deltaproteobacteria bacterium:
- the mftB gene encoding mycofactocin biosynthesis chaperone MftB (MftB, a small protein, is a peptide chaperone that assists the radical SAM enzyme MftC in performing two modifications to the C-terminal Val-Tyr dipeptide of the mycofactocin precursor peptide, MftA. MftB's role is analogous to the role of PqqD in the biosynthesis of PQQ, a cofactor that derives entirely from a Tyr and a Glu in the precursor PqqA.) gives MASAVFIDLMIDVEAIVGEDKFYHLSPGVRVRRETFGLLFYNSRDTRLTFIRSGDLLDIAFISRRIRGIVICGHLKKREAKVQRVLEILLTKGLIVDA, from the coding sequence ATGGCATCTGCGGTGTTTATTGATCTTATGATAGATGTAGAAGCCATTGTAGGTGAAGATAAGTTTTACCATCTCTCACCTGGTGTGAGGGTGAGAAGGGAGACATTCGGTCTGCTCTTCTATAACAGCAGAGATACACGGCTGACTTTTATAAGATCAGGGGATCTTTTGGATATTGCTTTCATTTCTCGCAGAATCCGCGGGATCGTAATATGCGGGCATTTAAAAAAACGAGAAGCAAAGGTACAGCGTGTCCTGGAAATTTTGCTGACAAAGGGGCTGATCGTTGACGCATAA
- the mftA gene encoding variant-type mycofactocin precursor has product MKSRAEKELKQDDEKKEGKDLPDIIEEIEVEDLTVDGICGVY; this is encoded by the coding sequence ATGAAAAGCAGAGCGGAAAAAGAACTGAAACAGGACGATGAAAAAAAGGAGGGAAAAGACCTTCCGGATATTATAGAGGAGATTGAAGTAGAAGATTTGACGGTAGATGGCATCTGCGGTGTTTATTGA
- a CDS encoding Zn-dependent alcohol dehydrogenase, with product MKIKAAVLREVNKPYTIEELELEPPRQGEALVRYAYTGYCHSDLHLQLGEIPIALPLVAGHECSGIVEEVGPGVTRIKKGDHVVGTWMVPCGECPACRRGMGNICSGSFKYFLAGTMLDGTSRMKDKKGKEVLHGNFVSGFSNYSVVPEGGLIPIPKDFPLDWACLMGCCVPTGWGTVTNTANVQPGDSVAIYGLGGVGLNVLRACVLRHANPVIAVDLEASKESLAKEFGATHFICNSKEDPVPKIQEITNGGVQFAFEAIGDPGAIIQAWWSTGIGGRVIVPGITPFSQTTNLPLGLLPLHQKAIMGNLYGSISTHLDIPRYVDMITRNDLKLDKLITKKFKLEQINDVADAMVKRQIQGRWICAWD from the coding sequence ATGAAGATCAAGGCAGCAGTTTTAAGAGAAGTAAATAAACCCTATACCATTGAGGAGCTGGAGCTCGAACCACCAAGGCAAGGGGAGGCCCTGGTTCGATACGCGTACACGGGATACTGCCACTCGGACCTGCACCTGCAGTTAGGAGAGATTCCCATCGCCTTGCCCCTTGTGGCAGGACATGAGTGCTCGGGGATCGTTGAAGAGGTAGGTCCCGGTGTCACAAGAATCAAGAAGGGTGACCATGTGGTGGGAACCTGGATGGTACCTTGCGGCGAATGTCCGGCCTGCCGCAGAGGCATGGGCAATATCTGCAGCGGCTCATTCAAATACTTTCTCGCCGGGACGATGCTCGATGGGACTTCAAGAATGAAAGATAAGAAAGGGAAAGAAGTTCTGCACGGGAATTTTGTTTCCGGCTTTTCCAATTACAGTGTTGTCCCTGAAGGGGGCCTGATTCCCATCCCGAAGGATTTTCCCCTTGATTGGGCCTGTCTCATGGGTTGCTGTGTACCGACCGGGTGGGGCACGGTGACCAATACGGCCAATGTTCAGCCGGGGGATTCAGTGGCAATCTATGGTCTCGGCGGCGTGGGGCTCAATGTCCTGCGGGCATGCGTACTGAGGCATGCGAACCCCGTGATCGCCGTAGACCTGGAAGCGAGCAAAGAGTCGCTGGCCAAGGAATTCGGCGCAACTCATTTCATCTGCAACTCCAAAGAGGACCCCGTTCCGAAGATTCAGGAGATTACCAACGGAGGCGTACAGTTTGCTTTTGAAGCCATAGGCGATCCCGGAGCCATCATTCAGGCATGGTGGTCTACGGGTATTGGCGGGCGGGTCATTGTACCCGGCATCACTCCTTTTAGCCAGACAACGAATCTCCCCCTTGGGTTGCTGCCACTTCATCAGAAGGCTATTATGGGGAATCTGTATGGTTCTATATCCACACATCTGGATATTCCTCGGTATGTGGACATGATAACGAGGAACGACCTCAAACTGGACAAGCTAATAACAAAGAAATTCAAGCTTGAACAGATAAACGACGTCGCTGACGCTATGGTGAAAAGACAGATTCAGGGCCGCTGGATCTGCGCGTGGGATTAA